Proteins encoded by one window of Cydia fagiglandana chromosome Z, ilCydFagi1.1, whole genome shotgun sequence:
- the LOC134679505 gene encoding protein cereblon-like isoform X1, whose translation MSLEAGGKNSTGWQNPENILCRGCGSQTSSSNFIISKLSPSSHYAFHDTLFNREMVLVQVVSHNIIFQFPVITTTQSTCQGYGEWQVDNSWFPGYRWKLCICPDCGEFEGWILESINPGSPESPDEVFCLVLTSVIGESFIDSLVKFPVDF comes from the exons ATGTCCCTGGAAGCCGGTGGTAAAAACTCTACAG GTTGGCAAAACCccgaaaatattttgtgcagAGGCTGTGGAAGTCAAACGTCTTCGTCTAATTTCATAATATCCAAATTAAGCCCGTCCTCACACTATGCATTCCATGACACGTTGTTCAATAGAGAAATGGTTCTTGTACAAGTAGTGTCACACAATATCATTTTTCAATTCCCTGTGATAACCACCACTCAATCTACATGTCAAGGTTATGGGGAG TGGCAGGTTGATAATTCATGGTTCCCTGGATATCGCTGGAAGCTCTGCATTTGCCCTGATTGTGGAGAATTTGAAGGCTGGATATTGGAGTCTATTAATCCTGGAAGCCCTGAATCACCAGATGAAGTTTTTTGTTTAGTTCTGACATCAGTGATTGGAGAATCTT